Proteins encoded within one genomic window of Macrobrachium nipponense isolate FS-2020 chromosome 8, ASM1510439v2, whole genome shotgun sequence:
- the LOC135222963 gene encoding uncharacterized protein LOC135222963 — MGSFLLCLTTSTTESTYGSPSLPPSLTLSPLPPSYHSLILLLLLLLHRTSQPLPPPPPPCCCCSCFLEPKTPAAASFFYPAADIGNNAAMLPGPPRVESKQASKQALASTNSPPPPPPPPSSPSSRSA, encoded by the coding sequence ATGGGGTCTTTCCTCCTCTGCCTTACCACCTCCACCACAGAGAGCACTTAcggctctccctccctccctccctccctcaccctctcacctctccctccctcctaccacagcctcatcctcctcctcctcctcctcctccaccgcaCCAGCCAACCACTACCTCCTCCGCCGCCGccctgctgctgctgttcctgcttCCTAGAGCCGAAAACCCCCGCCGCCGCTTCCTTCTTCTACCCAGCCGCCGACATCGGCAACAACGCCGCCATGTTACCGGGACCCCCGCGTGtggaaagcaagcaagcaagcaagcaagcccTGGCGTCGACGaactcgcctcctcctcctcctcctcctccttcttctccttcgtccCGATCCGCGTGA